A DNA window from Pseudomonas tohonis contains the following coding sequences:
- a CDS encoding methyl-accepting chemotaxis protein: MLEQQAESEAAQVAYQTARQTDAEAQGGAEVVNRTVALVQGIAGELNHAAERIGAVSQQSDLINSIVQSIRGIADQTNLLALNAAIEAARAGEQGRGFAVVADEVRNLAARTARATEEIVEVVKRNHELAQEAVSSMRESCEKVDQGVQLAHEAGRAIQNIQDGAQRVVDTIQRFTRALQGN; the protein is encoded by the coding sequence GTGCTGGAGCAGCAGGCCGAGTCGGAAGCCGCCCAGGTGGCGTACCAGACCGCGCGACAGACCGACGCCGAGGCACAGGGCGGTGCGGAGGTGGTCAACCGTACCGTGGCGCTGGTCCAGGGCATCGCCGGCGAGCTGAACCACGCGGCCGAGCGCATCGGCGCGGTGAGCCAGCAGTCCGACCTGATCAACAGCATCGTCCAGTCCATCCGCGGCATCGCCGACCAGACCAACCTGCTGGCCCTCAACGCGGCCATCGAAGCGGCGCGCGCCGGCGAGCAGGGCCGGGGTTTTGCCGTGGTGGCGGACGAGGTTCGCAACCTCGCCGCCCGTACCGCACGGGCCACCGAGGAGATCGTCGAGGTGGTCAAGCGCAACCATGAACTGGCCCAGGAAGCCGTCAGCAGCATGCGCGAAAGCTGCGAGAAGGTAGACCAGGGCGTACAGCTGGCCCACGAGGCGGGCCGGGCCATCCAGAACATCCAGGACGGTGCCCAGCGGGTGGTCGATACCATCCAGCGCTTCACCCGCGCGCTTCAGGGCAACTGA
- a CDS encoding chemotaxis protein CheA — translation MNLDSVIGTFIAESRELLQQMEDALLQIEQSPEDPELINAIFRAAHTIKGSSGLFGFDSIVAFTHVAESVLDRVRAGELPFSADLSALMLLVGDHLAGLVNHLAEGRDLAELPEAMGIHEAELVQRLSQYLNSTPAATAETPSECATAPRDGVASQHWHLSLRFGADSLRDGMDPVSFLRYLVTFGDLLHIEPVLDHLPNFEALDPEACYLGLEVAFTTEADQAVIEGAFDFVREEGRIRILPPGAPLARYAELLAEQTDEGDAQRQRLLRCGTLSEAELASLDAPQANDAQAGSSPEAPAATEPGETAAIGKALKETARASGDANLIRVDAGKLDQLINLVGELIIAGANTRMLAQGCGLVNMNESAETLSRLVEEVRDSALTLRMVQIGATFNRFQRVVRDVSRELGKDIVLHISGGDTELDKTVVEKIGDPLTHLVRNAMDHGIEPAEQRRASGKPLQGVVRLNAYHEAGGIVIEVSDDGGGLNPQKILAKAVQRGLITEGQQLSDKETFNLIFEPGFSTADQISNLSGRGVGMDVVKRNITALRGTVELDSQLGAGTCVRIRLPLTLAIIEGFLIGVGSSSYVVPLDMVEECIELPSSDLDDLDQLDLRGDVLPFIRLRNLFEEASLRPRRENVVVVSYAGVRAGLVVDQLHGEFQTVIKPLGKVFGQVPSLSGFTILGSGAVALILDIPGLLAQFAQPGRPGASGAALSQRSSLQ, via the coding sequence ATGAACCTCGACAGCGTGATCGGCACCTTCATCGCCGAAAGCCGGGAACTGCTGCAGCAGATGGAAGACGCCCTGCTGCAGATCGAGCAATCCCCGGAAGACCCCGAACTGATCAACGCCATCTTCCGCGCCGCCCACACCATCAAGGGCTCCTCCGGGCTGTTCGGCTTCGACTCCATCGTCGCCTTCACCCACGTGGCCGAGAGCGTGCTGGACCGCGTCCGCGCCGGCGAACTGCCGTTCAGCGCCGACCTCAGCGCCCTGATGCTGCTGGTGGGCGACCACCTGGCCGGCCTGGTCAACCACCTCGCCGAGGGCCGCGACCTGGCCGAGTTGCCGGAGGCCATGGGCATCCACGAAGCCGAACTGGTGCAACGCCTCAGCCAGTACCTGAACAGCACCCCGGCCGCCACCGCCGAAACGCCCTCCGAGTGCGCAACCGCCCCCCGCGATGGCGTTGCCAGCCAGCACTGGCACCTGTCCCTGCGCTTCGGTGCCGACAGCCTGCGCGATGGCATGGACCCGGTGTCCTTCCTGCGCTACCTCGTCACCTTCGGCGACCTGCTGCACATCGAACCGGTGCTCGACCACCTGCCCAACTTCGAGGCCCTCGATCCCGAAGCCTGCTACCTGGGCCTGGAAGTGGCCTTCACCACCGAAGCCGACCAGGCGGTGATCGAAGGCGCCTTCGACTTCGTCCGTGAAGAGGGCCGCATCCGCATCCTGCCGCCCGGCGCGCCCCTCGCCCGCTACGCCGAGCTGCTGGCCGAGCAGACCGATGAAGGCGACGCCCAACGCCAGCGCCTGCTGCGTTGCGGCACCCTGAGCGAAGCCGAACTGGCCAGCCTCGATGCCCCGCAGGCCAACGACGCCCAGGCTGGTTCCAGCCCCGAGGCACCGGCCGCCACCGAACCGGGCGAGACCGCCGCCATCGGCAAGGCACTCAAGGAAACCGCCCGCGCCAGCGGCGACGCCAACCTGATCCGCGTCGACGCCGGCAAGCTGGACCAGCTGATCAACCTGGTGGGCGAGCTGATCATCGCCGGCGCCAACACCCGCATGCTCGCCCAGGGCTGCGGCCTGGTGAACATGAACGAGTCCGCCGAAACCCTCTCGCGCCTGGTGGAGGAAGTCCGCGACTCCGCCCTGACCCTGCGCATGGTGCAGATCGGCGCCACCTTCAACCGCTTCCAGCGGGTGGTGCGCGACGTGTCCAGGGAGCTGGGCAAGGACATCGTCCTGCACATCAGCGGTGGCGACACCGAGCTGGACAAGACGGTGGTGGAGAAGATCGGCGATCCCCTCACCCACCTGGTGCGCAACGCCATGGACCACGGCATCGAGCCGGCCGAGCAGCGCCGCGCCAGCGGCAAGCCCCTGCAGGGCGTGGTGCGCCTGAACGCCTACCACGAAGCCGGCGGCATCGTCATCGAAGTGAGCGACGACGGCGGCGGCCTCAACCCCCAGAAGATCCTCGCCAAGGCCGTGCAGCGCGGCCTGATCACCGAAGGCCAGCAGCTCTCGGACAAGGAGACCTTCAACCTGATCTTCGAGCCCGGCTTCTCCACCGCCGACCAGATCAGCAACCTCTCCGGCCGCGGCGTCGGCATGGACGTGGTCAAGCGCAACATCACCGCCCTGCGCGGCACGGTGGAGCTGGACAGCCAGCTGGGCGCCGGCACCTGCGTACGCATCCGCCTGCCGCTGACCCTGGCCATCATCGAGGGCTTCCTCATCGGCGTCGGCAGCTCCAGCTACGTGGTGCCACTGGACATGGTGGAGGAATGCATCGAGCTGCCCAGCAGCGACCTGGACGACCTCGACCAGCTGGACCTGCGCGGCGACGTGCTGCCCTTCATCCGCCTGCGCAACCTCTTCGAGGAAGCCAGCCTGCGGCCCCGCCGGGAGAACGTGGTGGTGGTCAGCTACGCCGGGGTCCGCGCCGGCCTGGTGGTGGACCAGCTCCACGGCGAGTTCCAGACCGTCATCAAGCCGCTCGGCAAGGTATTCGGCCAGGTTCCGTCGCTCTCCGGCTTCACCATCCTCGGCAGCGGCGCGGTGGCGCTGATCCTCGACATCCCCGGCCTGCTCGCCCAGTTCGCGCAGCCTGGCCGCCCCGGCGCCAGCGGCGCCGCCCTCAGCCAACGGAGTAGCCTGCAATGA
- a CDS encoding chemotaxis protein CheD yields MRKPLGVVEVFLQPGELYFGDRYTRLRTLLGSCVSIVLWHREALLGGMCHYLLPSCCHPGRAPDGRYADSALHQLLQEIRDSGTRAADYRISLFGGGNMLGSRERRHIGQKNIEAGLALLAAHRLTCHARHVGGEGYRNLVFDVWSGNVALRHPNPQQLASRRYEACSP; encoded by the coding sequence ATGCGTAAGCCCCTGGGCGTCGTCGAGGTGTTCCTGCAGCCGGGCGAGTTGTATTTCGGCGACCGCTACACCCGCCTGCGCACATTGCTGGGCTCCTGCGTCTCCATCGTGCTCTGGCACCGCGAGGCGCTGCTGGGGGGCATGTGCCACTACCTGCTGCCCAGCTGCTGCCACCCGGGGCGCGCACCGGACGGGCGCTACGCCGATTCGGCCCTGCATCAGCTGCTGCAGGAGATCCGCGACAGCGGCACCCGTGCCGCGGACTACCGTATCAGCCTGTTCGGCGGCGGCAACATGCTGGGCAGCCGCGAGCGTCGGCATATCGGCCAGAAGAACATCGAAGCCGGCCTGGCCCTGCTGGCCGCCCATCGGCTCACCTGCCACGCCCGCCACGTCGGCGGCGAGGGCTACCGCAACCTGGTCTTCGACGTGTGGAGCGGCAACGTCGCGCTCCGCCACCCCAACCCGCAACAACTTGCCAGTCGGCGCTACGAGGCCTGCTCGCCATGA
- a CDS encoding protein-glutamate methylesterase/protein-glutamine glutaminase, whose protein sequence is MNKIKVMIVDDSAVVRQVLTGSLSGHSGIEVIGTAADPLFALERMNRSWPDVIVLDVEMPRMDGISFLKKLMVERPTPVVICSTLTEKGAATTMEALAAGAVAIVTKPQGNLRQFLVEATEELVSAIKAASQARLKRMPGNASAPAPALAPKLTADAILPAGGPAAMTRTTERIVALGTSTGGTQALEQVLTTLPRVCPGIVIVQHMPEKFTAAFAARLNGLCQIEVREARHGDRVIPGRALIAPGGRHMLLKRNGAQYMVDIVDGPPVSRHKPSVDVLFRSTARAAGANATGIIMTGMGDDGARGLREMYEAGAYTLGQDEATCVVYGMPREARKLDAVHREIPLEQIPAYILRGDRP, encoded by the coding sequence ATGAACAAGATCAAGGTGATGATCGTCGACGACTCCGCCGTCGTGCGGCAGGTGCTGACCGGCAGCCTGTCCGGCCACAGTGGCATCGAGGTGATCGGCACAGCCGCCGACCCCCTGTTCGCCCTGGAGCGAATGAACCGCAGCTGGCCGGACGTGATCGTGCTGGACGTCGAGATGCCGCGCATGGACGGCATTTCCTTCCTCAAAAAACTGATGGTCGAGCGACCCACACCGGTGGTGATCTGCTCGACCCTGACCGAGAAAGGCGCCGCCACCACCATGGAGGCCCTGGCTGCAGGGGCCGTGGCCATCGTCACCAAGCCCCAGGGCAACCTGCGCCAGTTCCTCGTCGAAGCCACCGAAGAGCTGGTGAGCGCCATCAAGGCCGCATCGCAGGCCCGCCTCAAGCGCATGCCAGGCAACGCTTCGGCCCCTGCGCCCGCCCTGGCGCCCAAGCTCACCGCCGACGCCATCCTGCCGGCTGGCGGCCCGGCCGCCATGACCCGCACCACCGAACGCATCGTCGCCCTGGGCACCTCCACCGGCGGCACCCAGGCCCTGGAGCAGGTGCTCACCACCCTGCCCCGGGTCTGCCCGGGCATCGTCATCGTCCAGCACATGCCGGAGAAGTTCACCGCGGCCTTCGCCGCACGACTCAATGGTTTGTGCCAGATCGAGGTGCGCGAAGCCCGACACGGCGACCGCGTGATACCCGGCCGTGCACTGATCGCGCCCGGCGGTCGCCACATGCTGCTCAAGCGCAACGGCGCCCAATACATGGTGGACATCGTGGATGGCCCGCCGGTGTCCCGGCACAAGCCCTCGGTGGACGTCCTGTTCCGCTCCACGGCGCGCGCCGCAGGGGCCAATGCCACCGGCATCATCATGACCGGCATGGGCGACGACGGTGCACGCGGGCTGCGGGAAATGTACGAGGCCGGGGCCTACACCCTCGGGCAGGACGAAGCCACCTGCGTCGTCTACGGCATGCCCAGGGAGGCGCGCAAGCTGGATGCGGTGCACCGGGAAATCCCCCTGGAGCAGATCCCGGCCTACATCCTGAGGGGCGACCGCCCCTGA
- a CDS encoding methyl-accepting chemotaxis protein: MTISKKMILLVMSALLGILLLSGVAYQQMNQVYNVANFANVNSVPAIVALNKLRNALNIQIQHVYAHILTTDDKTMAEIDATIKTNQQDVMAAIDEYEKTIVDSEDQQLFDADRKIISELLLKADAVLVLSRSNQNEQARDAMIQLQGSVIEPLRNVLNKHRDYNIRMASEAGQRAEATRQQATLISIVLSTITLVVVGLLGGLITRNLLRQLGGEPAYAADVVSRIAAGDLTVNVETKGGDTSSMLAAIKGMAEKLGQIIGEVRSNADALTSASEQISATAQSMSQGASEQAASVEETSASMEQMSASIAQNTENAKVTDGMAGKASREADEGGQAVRDTVSAMKTIAEKISIVDDIAYQTNLLALNAAIEAARAGEHGKGFAVVAAEVRKLAERSQVAAQEISEVARSSVSLAERAGTLLDQMVPSIAKTSDLVQEIAAASEEQTTGVSQINTAMSQLSEITQQSASSAEELAATAEEMSGQAEQLQQLMDFFKVASAGKAGRDASAKSKVGAVRKPSLRVVEDRDDVFDDAVPAGFVRFQH; the protein is encoded by the coding sequence ATGACCATCAGCAAGAAAATGATCCTCCTGGTGATGTCCGCCCTGCTCGGCATCCTCCTGCTCTCGGGGGTCGCCTACCAGCAGATGAACCAGGTCTACAACGTTGCCAACTTCGCCAACGTCAACTCGGTGCCGGCCATTGTTGCCCTGAACAAGCTGCGAAATGCTCTGAATATCCAGATCCAGCACGTCTATGCCCACATCCTGACGACTGACGACAAGACCATGGCCGAGATCGACGCCACCATAAAGACCAACCAGCAGGATGTGATGGCAGCCATCGACGAGTACGAAAAAACCATCGTCGACTCCGAGGACCAACAGCTCTTCGACGCAGATCGCAAGATCATCTCGGAGCTCCTGCTGAAAGCGGACGCGGTGCTGGTGCTGTCCCGCTCCAACCAGAACGAACAAGCACGGGACGCCATGATCCAGCTTCAAGGCAGCGTCATCGAACCCTTGCGTAATGTGCTCAACAAACACCGTGACTACAACATTCGCATGGCCAGCGAAGCCGGCCAGCGTGCCGAGGCGACACGCCAGCAGGCCACCCTGATTTCCATCGTGCTCTCGACCATCACCCTGGTGGTAGTCGGCCTGCTCGGCGGTCTGATCACCCGCAACCTGCTCCGCCAACTGGGTGGCGAGCCGGCCTACGCAGCCGATGTGGTCAGCCGCATCGCCGCCGGCGACCTGACCGTCAACGTCGAGACCAAGGGCGGTGATACCAGCAGCATGCTCGCCGCCATCAAGGGTATGGCCGAGAAACTCGGCCAGATCATCGGCGAGGTGCGCAGCAATGCCGACGCGCTGACCAGCGCCTCGGAGCAGATCTCCGCCACCGCCCAGAGCATGAGCCAGGGTGCCTCGGAACAAGCGGCTTCGGTGGAAGAAACCAGCGCCTCGATGGAACAGATGTCCGCCTCCATCGCCCAGAACACCGAGAACGCCAAGGTCACCGACGGCATGGCCGGCAAGGCCTCACGTGAGGCCGACGAAGGCGGCCAGGCCGTGCGCGACACCGTGTCGGCCATGAAGACCATCGCCGAGAAGATCAGCATCGTCGACGACATCGCCTACCAGACCAACCTGCTGGCCCTCAACGCCGCCATCGAAGCTGCCCGGGCCGGCGAACACGGCAAGGGCTTCGCGGTGGTGGCCGCCGAGGTGCGCAAGCTGGCCGAACGCAGCCAGGTGGCCGCCCAGGAGATCAGCGAAGTGGCCAGGAGCAGCGTCTCCCTGGCCGAGCGCGCCGGCACCCTGCTGGACCAGATGGTGCCCTCCATCGCCAAGACCTCCGACCTGGTGCAGGAGATCGCCGCCGCCTCGGAAGAGCAGACCACCGGCGTCAGCCAGATCAACACCGCGATGAGCCAGCTCAGCGAGATCACCCAGCAGTCCGCCTCCTCCGCCGAGGAGCTGGCCGCCACCGCCGAGGAGATGAGCGGCCAGGCCGAGCAACTGCAGCAGCTGATGGACTTCTTCAAGGTCGCCAGCGCCGGCAAGGCCGGCCGTGATGCCAGTGCCAAAAGCAAGGTCGGTGCGGTCCGCAAGCCCTCCCTCAGGGTGGTGGAGGACCGTGACGACGTCTTCGACGATGCGGTACCCGCCGGCTTCGTCCGCTTCCAGCACTGA
- a CDS encoding chemotaxis protein CheW produces MSTASLPLPEFVDDEQRQYLTFRVGRDLFGVATRYVREILEFHAITQVPMMPPLVRGVINLRGAVVPIIDLAERFGLGSTELGPRTCIVIVELQDADEAQLMGALVDAVTAVAEIEPRALRQAPAFGSRVPPEYIEDLARVDERFLTLLRMEQVLNVDQIAALAGQRNTPRLSLV; encoded by the coding sequence ATGAGTACCGCCAGCCTGCCCCTGCCGGAGTTCGTCGACGACGAACAACGCCAGTACCTGACCTTCCGGGTCGGCCGTGACCTGTTCGGCGTCGCCACCCGCTACGTGCGGGAGATCCTCGAATTCCACGCCATCACCCAGGTGCCGATGATGCCGCCGCTGGTGCGCGGGGTGATCAACCTGCGCGGTGCCGTGGTACCGATCATCGACCTCGCCGAGCGCTTCGGCCTCGGCAGCACCGAACTGGGCCCGCGCACCTGCATCGTCATCGTCGAGCTGCAGGACGCTGACGAGGCCCAGTTGATGGGCGCCCTGGTGGACGCCGTCACCGCCGTCGCCGAGATCGAGCCGCGCGCCCTGCGCCAGGCCCCTGCTTTCGGCAGCCGCGTACCCCCGGAATACATAGAAGACCTCGCCCGTGTGGACGAACGCTTCCTCACCCTGCTGCGCATGGAGCAGGTGCTGAACGTCGACCAGATCGCCGCGCTGGCCGGCCAGCGCAACACCCCCCGACTGTCCCTCGTCTGA
- a CDS encoding CheR family methyltransferase: protein MTDLSLSNRELQQFRGMIHEIAGIAMSDAKRQLIAGRLGKRLRHFGLGSYGDYYQLLMKDKSELQIAVDLLTTNETYFFREPKHFEFLREKLGTELRSGSGPLRIWSAACSSGEEPYTLALLLADAVAARPWEILASDISTRILDKARAGLYPLEDAEGIPGNLRQRFCLRGTGRNEGLFTLDPALKHRVQFRQINLNNTLPDVGVFDVIFLRNVMIYFDADTKRQVVQRLCAHLRPGGYFLVSHSESLNGISDELQSVRPSIYRRPHA, encoded by the coding sequence ATGACCGATCTGAGCCTCTCCAACCGCGAGCTCCAGCAGTTCCGCGGGATGATCCACGAGATCGCCGGCATCGCCATGTCGGACGCCAAGCGCCAGCTCATCGCCGGACGGCTCGGCAAGCGCCTGCGCCATTTCGGCCTGGGCAGCTACGGCGACTACTACCAGTTGCTGATGAAGGACAAGAGCGAGCTGCAGATCGCCGTCGACCTGCTCACCACCAACGAGACCTACTTCTTCCGCGAGCCCAAGCACTTCGAATTCCTGCGCGAGAAGCTCGGCACCGAACTGCGCAGCGGCAGCGGCCCGCTGCGCATCTGGAGTGCCGCCTGCTCCAGCGGCGAGGAGCCCTACACCCTGGCCCTGCTGCTGGCCGACGCGGTCGCCGCCCGCCCCTGGGAAATCCTCGCCTCGGACATCAGCACGCGCATCCTCGACAAGGCCCGCGCCGGGCTTTACCCGCTGGAAGACGCCGAAGGCATCCCGGGTAACCTGCGCCAGCGCTTCTGCCTCAGGGGCACCGGGCGCAACGAGGGGCTGTTCACGCTGGACCCGGCCCTCAAGCACCGTGTGCAGTTCCGCCAGATCAACCTCAACAACACGCTGCCGGACGTGGGCGTGTTCGATGTGATCTTCCTGCGCAACGTGATGATCTACTTCGACGCCGACACCAAGCGCCAGGTGGTGCAGCGCCTCTGCGCGCACCTGCGCCCGGGTGGCTACTTCCTGGTCAGCCATTCGGAGAGCCTCAACGGCATCAGTGACGAGCTGCAATCGGTGCGCCCGTCGATCTACCGGAGGCCCCATGCGTAA
- a CDS encoding chemotaxis protein CheW produces MSSVFSRPGDATQPDAPQQYLTFTLADEVFAVGTRSVREIIEYARLTPVPMMPPCVLGVINLRGGVVPIMDLRQRLGAGHTAISRRSCVVILEVERDDLRQVMGVLVEAVNAVIEIAAQDIEPPPRFGARIRTDFIHGMAKLDDRLVVLLDIGQVLSLDDLQRLAEVGAADLQQSA; encoded by the coding sequence ATGTCCAGCGTCTTCAGCCGCCCCGGCGACGCCACCCAGCCGGATGCGCCCCAGCAGTACCTGACCTTCACCCTGGCCGACGAAGTGTTCGCCGTCGGCACCCGCAGCGTGCGCGAGATCATCGAGTACGCCCGCCTGACCCCGGTGCCGATGATGCCGCCCTGCGTGCTCGGGGTGATCAACCTGCGCGGTGGCGTGGTGCCGATCATGGACCTGCGCCAGCGCCTCGGCGCCGGGCACACCGCCATCAGCCGGCGTAGTTGCGTCGTCATCCTGGAGGTGGAGCGCGACGACCTGCGCCAGGTGATGGGCGTCCTGGTGGAGGCCGTCAACGCCGTGATCGAGATCGCCGCCCAGGACATCGAGCCGCCCCCCCGCTTCGGCGCCCGCATCCGCACCGACTTCATCCACGGCATGGCCAAGCTCGACGACCGCTTGGTGGTGCTGCTGGACATCGGCCAGGTGCTGTCCCTGGACGATCTGCAGCGCCTGGCCGAGGTCGGCGCAGCCGACCTGCAACAGTCGGCCTGA